In Citrus sinensis cultivar Valencia sweet orange chromosome 2, DVS_A1.0, whole genome shotgun sequence, a single genomic region encodes these proteins:
- the LOC102609812 gene encoding uncharacterized protein At4g19900, which translates to MLRTLRARRRPRYGAQVCALIAALLLLLSVSLLHTRLSQPNQILRHHQLASDDAVFIDPLLSDSDDSNDNNVDKIDELDTLDDNDVVVDNEEKPKMSSSSYYFDHLSGSIRRAFNKRSIDDWDFDYSGFTTLQSNVEDKSKTAFGSDDFPVDDEVRRKMTLVKDIEDALLLKTGKGKSPLREKWGEWFDKKGEFLRRDKMFKSHLEVLNPMNNPLLQDPDGVGISGLTRGDKVLQKLLLNEFKLVPFIGKKPLGVLDSSGNLNFRGNGREELGRRSEIKRAERRTLDDSVNNESYSKRVNNEEHVKDESSGNATGELYDKEINDSNKYLSARGNESSKTDEAVRDSKAYQSKNEFSSHIYADGKRWGYYPGLHPRLSFSNFMDAFFRKGKCDMRVFMVWNSPPWMYSVRHQRGLESVLFHHRDACVVVFSETIELDFFKDSFVKDGFKVAVAMPNLDELLKDTPAHEFASVWFEWRKTKFYNTHYSELVRLAALYKYGGIYMDSDIIVLKSLSSLNNSVGMEDKFPGSSLNGAVMAFRKHSPFILECLKEFYLTYDETRLRWNGADLLQRVARRFWSVDNSYSKKFELNVQPSFFFFPISPQNISRYFVTSATKSEKAQQDALFKRILGGSLTFHFWNSMTSALIPEPESLVARLIDKSCIHCFDVL; encoded by the exons ATGCTACGAACACTAAGGGCACGGCGGCGGCCCCGTTACGGAGCGCAAGTATGCGCCTTGATCGCCGCactcctcctcctcctttcTGTATCTCTTCTCCACACTCGCCTCTCCCAGCCCAACCAAATTCTCCGTCACCACCAACTTGCGTCAGACGACGCCGTTTTCATCGATCCCCTCCTCTCCGATTCCGACGACTCCAATGACAACAACGTGGACAAGATCGACGAGCTGGACACCCTCGACGACAACGACGTCGTTGTCGACAACGAAGAGAAGCCCAAGATGTCTTCATCTAGTTATTACTTCGATCACCTGTCTGGCTCCATAAGACGCGCATTCAACAAGAGATCAATCGATGACTGGGATTTTGACTACTCGGGATTTACTACTCTACAGTCGAATGTCGAGGATAAAAGTAAGACCGCGTTTGGATCAGATGATTTTCCCGTCGATGATGAGGTGAGGAGAAAGATGACTTTAGTGAAGGATATTGAGGATGCGTTGCTGTTGAAGACGGGGAAGGGGAAGTCTCCTTTAAGAGAGAAATGGGGCGAGTGGTTTGATAAAAAGGGCGAGTTCTTAAGGAGAGATAAGATGTTTAAATCTCATTTAGAGGTTTTGAATCCAATGAATAATCCTTTGTTGCAGGACCCAGATGGGGTTGGGATTAGTGGACTTACTAGGGGTGACAAAGTGTTGCAGAAATTGTTGCTGAATGAGTTTAAGCTTGTTCCGTTTATTGGGAAGAAGCCTTTGGGAGTTTTAGATAGTAGTGGGAATCTGAATTTTAGAGGAAACGGTAGAGAGGAGTTGGGTCGGAGGAGTGAGATTAAGAGGGCGGAACGTAGGACTTTGGATGATAGTGTCAATAATGAGTCGTATAGCAAGAGAGTGAACAATGAGGAGCATGTAAAAGATGAGAGTAGCGGCAATGCTACTGGTGAATTATATGATAAGGAGATAAATGACTCTAACAAGTATCTGAGTGCAAGAGGAAATGAGAGTTCTAAGACTGATGAGGCAGTCAGAGATTCTAAGGCTTATCAGAGTAAGAATGAGTTTTCAAGTCACATATATGCAGATGGAAAGAGATGGGGTTACTATCCTGGTTTACATCCTAgactttcattttcaaattttatggaTGCATTTTTCAGGAAGGGCAAATGTGATATGCGGGTTTTTATGGTGTGGAATTCACCTCCTTGGATGTATAGTGTGAGGCATCAAAGGGGACTGGAGAGTGTGCTTTTCCACCATCGAGATGCTTGTGTTGTGGTGTTTTCTGAGACAATCGAGCTCGACTTTTTCAAAGACAGCTTTGTGAAGGATGG TTTTAAAGTTGCTGTTGCCATGCCGAATCTCGATGAACTACTGAAAGATACACCAGCCCATGAATTTGCTTCTGTTTGGTTTGAATGGAGAAAGACAAAGTTTTATAATACTCACTATAGTGAGCTTGTCCGGCTTGCTGCTCTCTACAA ATATGGAGGTATCTATATGGATTCTGATATTATAGTTCTGAAATCATTGTCTTCACTTAACAATTCTGTTGGCATGGAGGATAAGTTTCCTGGAAGTTCTTTGAATGGTGCTGTAATGGCATTTAGAAAGCACAG TCCTTTCATATTGGAGTGCTTAAAAGAGTTCTATTTGACATATGATGAAACCCGTTTGAGATGGAATGGTGCTGATCTCTTGCAACGAGTTGCCCGAAGGTTCTGGAGTGTAGATAATAGTTACagtaaaaaatttgagttaaaCGTACAgccatctttctttttcttccccaTCAGTCCACAGAATATCTCAAG GTATTTCGTCACTTCAGCGACAAAGAGTGAAAAAGCTCAACAAGATGCTCTATTCAAAAGGATTCTTGGTGGGTCATTAACGTTTCATTTCTGGAACAGCATGACCTCTGCGCTTATTCCTGAACCCGAGAGCCTTGTTGCCAGGCTTATTGATAAATCTTGTATTCATTGTTTTGATGTGTTATGA
- the LOC102609529 gene encoding protein EXORDIUM-like 7, giving the protein MILQKLPYYFLLLSLSYAPSLAFSFSQSKELFNQAKNYEGSSDLVNLEYHMGPVLASPINVYIIWYGDWSLSQQSTIRDFLYSFSSPAAYPSVADWWRTVRLYTDQTGSNITGNIVLSGEFYDTRYSHGAYLSRLDMQSIIRTAVNKRAMALNPHSGLYLVLTSHDVQVQDFCRAVCGFHYFTFPNIVGVTVPYAWVGYSGAQCPGMCAYPFAWPGYSGSSSSPPRNNEGHNIMRAPNGDVGVDGMISVLAHELAEVSSNPLVNAWYAGDDPTAPTEIADLCLGVYGSGAGGGYVGKVDKDTWGNAYNVNGVRGRKFMVQWVWDPVKKRCYGPNAID; this is encoded by the coding sequence ATGATACTGCAAAAGCTGCCTTACTATTTCCTCTTGCTATCTCTCAGTTATGCTCCTTCTCTGGCCTTTTCTTTTAGCCAAAGCAAGGAATTGTTCAACCAAGCTAAAAATTATGAGGGCTCTTCCGATCTCGTTAATCTTGAATATCACATGGGTCCTGTCCTTGCATCTCCAATAAATGTGTACATAATTTGGTATGGCGATTGGAGTCTATCACAACAATCCACTATCAGAGATTTTCtctattcattttcttctcctGCCGCATACCCTTCTGTTGCTGATTGGTGGCGAACCGTTAGGCTGTACACTGATCAAACAGGATCAAACATCACTGGAAACATCGTCCTTTCAGGGGAGTTTTATGATACAAGATACTCCCATGGGGCCTATCTCAGCCGCTTAGACATGCAATCCATCATCAGAACTGCTGTCAACAAGAGAGCAATGGCTCTTAATCCTCACAGTGGCCTTTACTTGGTGCTAACATCTCATGATGTTCAAGTTCAAGATTTCTGTAGAGCTGTTTGTGGCTTCCACTACTTCACATTTCCAAACATTGTTGGTGTCACTGTGCCTTATGCTTGGGTTGGTTACAGTGGAGCTCAGTGTCCAGGCATGTGTGCCTACCCATTTGCATGGCCCGGTTATTCAGGCAGCAGCAGCTCACCACCAAGAAACAATGAAGGGCACAACATAATGCGCGCACCAAATGGGGACGTTGGGGTGGATGGAATGATTAGTGTGCTAGCGCATGAGCTTGCGGAAGTATCAAGCAATCCTCTGGTGAACGCTTGGTATGCCGGAGATGACCCCACGGCGCCTACCGAGATTGCAGATTTGTGTCTGGGTGTGTATGGATCTGGCGCTGGTGGAGGATATGTGGGAAAAGTGGACAAGGATACGTGGGGGAATGCCTATAATGTGAACGGAGTGAGGGGAAGGAAGTTCATGGTGCAGTGGGTATGGGATCCTGTGAAAAAACGTTGCTATGGACCTAATGCCATAGATTAG
- the LOC112497197 gene encoding uncharacterized protein LOC112497197, which translates to MRSSPSAKLMGVQADLSVHNPSVSNQQFSAGGVHIQSVTEAINQTDSIKTGWMVQPSLLGVGDTQTHAYAKWTDSNTGDWWLQYNFEKLMGYWPKHQFTGLQSSNREMPWGGAVYSESSPSPVMGSGRFAEEGWRYAAFVANHAYMDESHNLRFAYEKDLEAYSDTPMCYRFAPYMDFGFFYGGPGGNCGT; encoded by the exons ATGCGAAGTAGTCCAAGTGCAAAGCTTATGGGGGTCCAGGCTGATCTTAGTGTGCACAATCCATCTGTTTCAAACCAGCAATTTAGTGCAGGAGGTGTGCACATTCAAAGTGTGACAGAAGCCATTAATCAAACTGATTCCATTAAAACAGGATGGATG GTACAACCATCGTTACTTGGGGTTGGGGACACTCAAACTCATGCATATGCTAAATGGACT GATTCAAATACTGGGGATTGGTGGCTCCAGTACAATTTTGAGAAGCTTATGGGGTATTGGCCAAAGCACCAATTCACGGGTTTGCAGAGCTCAAATAGGGAAATGCCATGGGGAGGAGCAGTTTACAGTGAATCAAGTCCAAGCCCTGTAATGGGAAGTGGTCGTTTTGCGGAGGAAGGTTGGAGATATGCGGCTTTTGTAGCAAATCATGCTTACATGGATGAGTCCCACAACTTGCGTTTTGCTTATGAAAAGGATTTGGAAGCTTACAGTGACACCCCTATGTGCTATCGGTTTGCTCCTTATATGGATTTTGGCTTTTTCTACGGAGGTCCTGGTGGAAATTGTGGAACTTAA